The following proteins come from a genomic window of Synechococcus sp. BIOS-E4-1:
- a CDS encoding NAD(P)/FAD-dependent oxidoreductase yields the protein MKTVDVVVIGGGFAGVTAARDLQKRGFKVLVLEARDRLGGRTWSTDRNGFHVELGGTWIHWTQPFVWAEKERYGLEIQETPGCVAERVAIKVDGQVQELREDQLGEFVSGFEQFFAEAQLVWERPYDSHYNWPAIEQRDALSVADRLASLDLTPLQRTSIGGFLEILSMNQPQNASYLEMMRCWSLTGWNYSLFNDSAARYKLKRGTGALVQAMASDGGFDVMLDTSVTSIQQTANGVTVTTAAGEQVSAKRAVVTVPLNVLHSVAFDPPLKPVKVEASKLKHVGGGAKVFFEVEGDPGAVMTLARSTDSALIGSFTYQRGDQRSVLVGFSLEPDALERSVADWQLVLEEFVPGIRLLSTFGHDWGGDALSQGSWCTYRPCTFVRFADELPKPDNNLFFASGDHGEGWRGFIEGAISSGSKTAVAVAASLNP from the coding sequence ATGAAGACCGTTGATGTTGTTGTGATCGGTGGTGGCTTTGCCGGCGTCACCGCTGCCCGGGACCTGCAGAAGCGTGGATTCAAGGTGCTGGTGCTCGAGGCGCGCGATCGCTTAGGTGGTCGCACCTGGAGCACCGATCGCAATGGATTCCATGTGGAGCTGGGTGGCACCTGGATTCACTGGACCCAACCCTTTGTATGGGCGGAAAAGGAACGCTACGGCCTCGAGATTCAGGAGACTCCAGGGTGCGTTGCCGAGCGGGTGGCGATCAAGGTGGATGGTCAGGTTCAGGAGTTGCGTGAGGACCAACTCGGTGAGTTTGTCTCAGGTTTTGAGCAGTTCTTCGCTGAAGCTCAACTGGTCTGGGAACGTCCCTACGACTCCCATTACAACTGGCCCGCGATTGAGCAACGTGATGCCCTGAGTGTGGCCGATCGTCTCGCTTCTCTGGATCTCACGCCTTTACAGCGCACCAGCATTGGTGGCTTTCTCGAGATTTTGTCGATGAATCAGCCGCAGAATGCCTCCTATCTGGAGATGATGCGCTGTTGGTCGCTCACGGGGTGGAATTATTCCCTGTTCAATGACTCAGCAGCCCGCTACAAACTCAAGCGCGGCACCGGCGCTCTGGTGCAAGCGATGGCCAGTGATGGTGGCTTTGATGTGATGCTGGACACCAGCGTGACATCCATTCAGCAAACGGCCAACGGCGTGACGGTGACGACAGCAGCTGGTGAGCAGGTGAGTGCCAAGCGAGCAGTGGTCACCGTGCCGCTGAATGTGCTTCACAGCGTGGCGTTTGATCCTCCCCTGAAACCGGTGAAAGTGGAGGCCTCAAAACTCAAGCATGTGGGTGGTGGAGCCAAAGTGTTTTTTGAGGTTGAGGGAGACCCTGGTGCAGTGATGACTCTGGCCAGGTCGACTGACTCTGCGCTGATCGGCAGCTTCACCTATCAGCGCGGTGATCAGCGTTCTGTGTTGGTCGGTTTCAGTTTGGAGCCGGATGCACTGGAACGATCTGTTGCGGATTGGCAACTGGTTCTTGAGGAGTTTGTGCCCGGCATTCGGTTGCTGTCGACCTTCGGACATGACTGGGGAGGCGATGCTCTCTCCCAGGGGAGTTGGTGCACGTACCGCCCCTGCACCTTTGTCCGCTTCGCTGATGAACTACCAAAGCCAGACAACAATCTGTTCTTTGCCTCTGGTGATCATGGCGAGGGATGGCGCGGCTTCATTGAAGGCGCCATTTCCAGCGGATCCAAAACCGCAGTGGCTGTGGCGGCAAGCCTCAACCCCTGA